A single region of the Streptomyces virginiae genome encodes:
- the hflX gene encoding GTPase HflX, translating into MTSSSSPSQDARDAQDARDPQSFTESLRADALMEEDVAWSHEIDGDRDGEQLERSERAALRRVAGLSTELEDVTEVEYRQLRLERVVLVGVWTSGTVIEAENSLAELAALAETAGALVLDGVIQRRDKPDPATFIGSGKARELRDIVMESGADTVVCDGELSPGQLIALEDVVKVKVVDRTALILDIFAQHAKSREGKAQVALAQMQYMLPRLRGWGASLSRQMGGGGGGGMATRGPGETKIETDRRRIREKMAKMRREIAEMKTGRDIKRQERRRNKVPSVAIAGYTNAGKSSLLNRLTGAGVLVENALFATLDPTVRRAETPSGRVYTLADTVGFVRHLPHHLVEAFRSTMEEVGDSDLILHIVDGSHPAPEEQLAAVREVIREVGAVNVPEIVVINKADAADPLVLQRLLRIERHSIAVSARTGLGIEELLALIDSELPRPEVEVEAMVPYTRGSLVAKAHAEGEVISEEHTPDGTLLKARVHQELAADLAPYALAKR; encoded by the coding sequence ATGACCTCCTCTTCTTCCCCTTCCCAGGACGCGCGGGACGCACAGGATGCGCGGGACCCGCAGAGCTTCACCGAGAGCCTTCGGGCCGATGCCCTGATGGAAGAGGACGTCGCCTGGAGCCACGAGATCGACGGAGACCGGGACGGCGAGCAGCTCGAACGCTCGGAGCGCGCGGCCCTGCGCCGCGTGGCCGGCCTCTCCACCGAACTCGAAGACGTCACCGAGGTCGAGTACCGGCAGCTGCGCCTGGAGCGTGTCGTGCTGGTCGGCGTCTGGACCTCCGGCACGGTGATCGAAGCGGAGAACTCCCTCGCGGAGCTCGCTGCCCTCGCCGAGACGGCGGGTGCCCTCGTACTCGACGGTGTGATCCAGCGCCGTGACAAGCCGGACCCGGCGACCTTCATCGGCTCGGGCAAGGCGCGTGAGCTGCGGGACATCGTCATGGAGAGCGGTGCCGACACCGTCGTGTGCGACGGCGAGCTCAGCCCCGGCCAGCTCATCGCCCTCGAGGACGTCGTCAAGGTGAAGGTGGTCGACCGGACCGCGCTGATCCTCGACATCTTCGCCCAGCACGCCAAGTCCCGAGAGGGCAAGGCGCAGGTCGCGCTCGCGCAGATGCAGTACATGCTGCCGCGACTGCGCGGCTGGGGTGCCTCCCTGTCCCGCCAGATGGGTGGCGGCGGCGGTGGCGGCATGGCCACCCGAGGTCCCGGTGAGACCAAGATCGAGACCGACCGGCGACGGATCCGCGAGAAGATGGCGAAGATGCGCCGGGAGATCGCGGAGATGAAGACCGGCCGTGACATCAAGCGGCAGGAACGGCGCCGCAACAAGGTGCCCTCGGTCGCCATCGCCGGTTACACCAACGCGGGCAAGTCCTCGCTGCTCAACCGCCTCACGGGCGCGGGCGTACTGGTGGAGAACGCGCTGTTCGCCACCCTCGACCCGACCGTGCGCCGGGCCGAGACGCCGAGCGGCCGGGTCTACACCCTGGCCGACACCGTCGGCTTCGTCCGGCACCTGCCCCACCACCTGGTCGAGGCCTTCCGCTCCACGATGGAGGAGGTCGGTGACTCCGACCTGATCCTGCACATCGTGGACGGTTCGCACCCGGCACCGGAGGAGCAGCTGGCGGCGGTGCGCGAGGTGATCCGCGAGGTCGGCGCGGTGAACGTGCCCGAGATCGTCGTGATCAACAAGGCCGACGCCGCGGATCCGCTGGTTCTGCAGCGGCTGCTGCGGATCGAGCGGCACTCCATCGCCGTCTCGGCGCGGACGGGCCTGGGCATCGAGGAACTCCTCGCGCTCATCGACTCCGAGCTGCCGCGGCCCGAGGTCGAGGTGGAGGCCATGGTGCCGTACACGCGCGGCTCGCTGGTCGCCAAGGCGCATGCCGAGGGCGAGGTGATCTCCGAGGAGCACACCCCGGACGGCACCCTGCTCAAGGCGCGGGTCCACCAGGAACTGGCGGCGGACCTGGCGCCGTACGCGCTCGCGAAGCGCTGA
- a CDS encoding diaminobutyrate--2-oxoglutarate transaminase family protein, with the protein MFETQSGRAIRAGGPTLVAVTEPAAAAAATEIPPQVPQQGSRGAIQDGSDDPDVRGGAGGAVASEGILRRQAQRESAARTYARSLPVVPVRARGLTIEGADGRRYLDCLSGAGSLALGHNHPVVLEAIRGVLDSGAPLHVLDLATPVKDAFTTELFANLPPALAADARIQFCGPAGTDAVEAALKLVRTATGRSGLLAFTGAYHGMTAGALDASGGAPEVRVTRLPYPQDLRCPFGVGGPEGAELSARWTENLLDDPKGGVPAPAAMIVEPVQGEGGVIPAPDGWLRRMREITAARGIPLIADEVQTGVGRTGAFWGVDHAGVVPDVMVLSKAIGGSLPLAVIVYRADLDVWAPGAHAGTFRGNQLAMAAGTATLAFVRENRLAERAAALGERMLTALQGLACGHPCIGEVRGRGLMIGVELVDPDTGAAAPALAAAVRQECLDRGLIVELGGRHGAVVRLLPPLTLTDEQAAAVLDRLADAIPAAARRTH; encoded by the coding sequence ATGTTCGAGACGCAATCCGGAAGAGCAATTCGTGCGGGAGGACCGACACTCGTGGCTGTCACCGAGCCGGCCGCGGCGGCGGCCGCGACAGAGATCCCGCCTCAAGTGCCGCAACAGGGAAGCCGGGGGGCGATTCAGGACGGATCGGATGATCCGGACGTACGAGGCGGAGCGGGCGGTGCCGTCGCCTCCGAGGGCATCCTGCGCAGGCAGGCACAGCGGGAGTCCGCCGCCCGGACGTACGCCCGCTCGCTGCCCGTCGTCCCGGTGCGGGCCCGTGGACTGACCATCGAGGGCGCCGACGGGCGGCGTTACCTCGACTGCCTCTCCGGCGCCGGTTCGCTCGCCCTCGGGCACAACCATCCGGTGGTGCTCGAAGCCATCCGGGGCGTGCTCGACTCCGGGGCCCCGCTGCACGTGCTGGACCTCGCGACCCCGGTCAAGGACGCCTTCACCACCGAGCTGTTCGCCAACCTGCCGCCCGCGCTGGCCGCCGACGCGCGCATCCAGTTCTGCGGGCCGGCCGGTACGGACGCCGTGGAGGCCGCCCTCAAACTGGTGCGCACCGCGACCGGACGCTCCGGGCTGCTCGCCTTCACCGGGGCCTACCACGGGATGACCGCCGGAGCCCTCGACGCCTCGGGAGGCGCCCCCGAGGTAAGGGTGACCCGGCTGCCCTACCCGCAGGACCTCCGCTGTCCGTTCGGCGTCGGCGGCCCCGAAGGCGCCGAACTCTCCGCGCGCTGGACGGAGAACCTGCTGGACGACCCGAAGGGCGGGGTGCCCGCCCCCGCCGCCATGATCGTCGAACCCGTGCAGGGTGAGGGCGGGGTGATCCCCGCCCCGGACGGCTGGCTGCGTCGGATGCGCGAGATCACCGCGGCGCGGGGGATCCCGCTGATCGCCGACGAGGTGCAGACGGGTGTCGGCCGGACCGGTGCCTTCTGGGGAGTCGACCACGCCGGAGTGGTGCCCGACGTGATGGTCCTCTCCAAGGCGATCGGCGGGAGCCTGCCGCTCGCGGTGATCGTGTACAGGGCCGACCTGGACGTGTGGGCCCCCGGCGCGCACGCGGGCACCTTCCGCGGCAACCAGCTCGCCATGGCCGCCGGTACCGCCACCCTCGCCTTCGTCCGCGAGAACCGGCTCGCCGAGCGCGCCGCCGCCCTGGGGGAGCGGATGCTGACGGCCCTGCAGGGCCTGGCCTGTGGCCATCCCTGTATCGGGGAGGTACGGGGCAGGGGCCTGATGATCGGTGTCGAACTCGTCGACCCCGACACCGGGGCCGCCGCACCGGCCCTCGCCGCCGCCGTCCGCCAGGAGTGCCTGGACCGCGGCCTCATCGTCGAGCTCGGCGGCCGCCACGGCGCCGTGGTCCGCCTCCTTCCCCCGCTGACCCTGACCGACGAGCAGGCCGCGGCGGTCCTCGACCGCCTGGCCGACGCCATCCCGGCCGCCGCCCGCCGCACCCACTGA
- a CDS encoding IucA/IucC family protein: MPNFSAAPDTAEPAVPPSPQHPRTPPELNRSTWDFAARRLLAKMLGEFAYEEIIRPVPAPAAAGDAWNLVLDDGSSLGFRARRRSYGSWHVTPDTITLTPPAPTPPSPTVPGDLGSPTAFGDPYAFLIRARTLLGLDGPTLGHLVRELSATLTADARLDHTALTADVLADLDYAALEGHQTGHPWLVPNKGRIGLSASDTAVWAPEARTRQRLPWLAAHTSLAAYRGTAGLEDPARLYTAELGPVTRATFDRCLRDRGLDPLHYLYLPVHPWQWDEVVLPLFAPALASGALVPLPADPDVRLPQQSVRTFLNLSRPDRHSVKLPLSVFNTMVWRGLPSDLALAAPAVTAWIHSLRDGDPFLRDECRVVLLGEVASVTVRHPVYDELPEVPYQYKELLGAIWREPLTGLLAPGERARTLASLLHTDPRGRSFTAELVARSGLTPTVWLQRLFAALLPPLLHFLYRYGTVFSPHGENTIVIFDEHDVPVRLAVKDFVDDVNITDEPLPELEALPDEVRAVLLTEPADYLPQFIHSGLFVGVFRYLSALCEDGLGVPEIEFWSLVRAEILRHQARFPELKERYELFDLLGERIGRLCLNRNRLYEDGYRDRPDRPHAVQHGTVPNPLYRP; this comes from the coding sequence GTGCCGAACTTTTCCGCAGCCCCCGACACGGCCGAACCCGCCGTGCCCCCGTCGCCGCAGCACCCCCGCACACCACCCGAACTCAACCGCTCGACCTGGGACTTCGCCGCCCGTCGGCTGCTCGCCAAGATGCTCGGCGAATTCGCCTACGAGGAGATCATCCGGCCCGTCCCCGCACCGGCCGCCGCCGGCGACGCCTGGAACCTGGTCCTCGACGACGGCAGCAGCCTCGGCTTCCGCGCCCGCCGCCGCTCGTACGGCAGCTGGCACGTCACCCCGGACACGATCACCCTCACCCCGCCGGCGCCCACGCCGCCCTCACCGACCGTGCCCGGCGACCTCGGGAGCCCCACCGCCTTCGGGGACCCGTACGCCTTCCTCATCCGGGCCCGTACCCTCCTCGGCCTCGACGGGCCCACCCTCGGTCACCTCGTCCGCGAGCTCAGCGCCACCCTCACCGCCGACGCCCGGCTCGACCACACCGCACTCACCGCCGACGTCCTCGCCGACCTCGACTACGCCGCCCTCGAAGGTCACCAGACCGGGCACCCCTGGCTCGTCCCCAACAAGGGCCGCATCGGACTCTCCGCCTCCGACACCGCGGTCTGGGCCCCCGAGGCCCGCACCCGTCAGCGACTGCCCTGGCTCGCCGCCCACACCTCGCTCGCCGCCTACCGCGGGACCGCGGGTCTGGAGGACCCCGCCCGCCTCTACACCGCCGAGCTCGGACCCGTCACCCGGGCCACCTTCGACCGGTGCCTGCGCGACCGCGGCCTGGACCCGCTCCACTACCTCTACCTCCCCGTCCACCCCTGGCAGTGGGACGAGGTCGTCCTCCCCCTCTTCGCCCCGGCGCTCGCCTCCGGAGCCCTGGTACCGCTCCCCGCCGACCCCGACGTGCGACTCCCGCAGCAGTCCGTCCGCACCTTCCTCAACCTCAGCCGCCCCGACCGGCACAGCGTGAAACTCCCGCTCTCCGTCTTCAACACCATGGTCTGGCGCGGACTGCCGTCCGACCTCGCGCTCGCGGCCCCCGCCGTCACCGCCTGGATCCACTCCCTCCGTGACGGCGACCCCTTCCTCCGCGACGAGTGCCGGGTCGTCCTCCTCGGCGAGGTCGCCTCCGTCACCGTCCGCCACCCCGTCTACGACGAGCTCCCCGAGGTCCCGTACCAGTACAAGGAGCTCCTCGGCGCGATCTGGCGCGAACCCCTCACCGGCCTGCTGGCGCCCGGCGAGCGTGCCCGCACGCTCGCCTCCCTCCTCCACACCGATCCGCGCGGCCGGTCCTTCACCGCCGAACTCGTCGCCCGGTCCGGGCTGACCCCCACCGTCTGGCTGCAGCGCCTCTTCGCCGCCCTGCTGCCGCCGCTGCTCCACTTCCTCTACCGATACGGCACGGTCTTCTCCCCGCACGGCGAGAACACCATCGTGATCTTCGACGAGCACGACGTCCCCGTCCGGCTCGCGGTCAAGGACTTCGTGGACGACGTCAACATCACCGACGAACCGCTGCCCGAGCTGGAGGCCCTGCCCGACGAGGTCCGAGCGGTGCTGCTCACCGAGCCCGCCGACTACCTGCCCCAGTTCATCCACTCCGGGCTGTTCGTCGGTGTCTTCCGCTACCTCTCCGCCCTGTGCGAGGACGGCCTCGGCGTCCCCGAGATCGAGTTCTGGTCCCTCGTACGGGCGGAGATCCTGCGCCACCAGGCCCGCTTCCCGGAGCTCAAGGAGCGCTACGAGCTCTTCGACCTGCTCGGCGAACGCATCGGACGGCTCTGCCTGAACCGGAACCGACTGTACGAGGACGGTTACCGGGACCGGCCCGACCGCCCGCACGCCGTGCAGCACGGCACCGTACCCAACCCCCTGTACCGGCCATGA
- a CDS encoding IucA/IucC family protein yields MSDPHQSTPVTETQPPSPDRLAPPPGPAQAQPDPEAAAPGRPSSPSGTTAPLRETTEPQAPTPLPGAPEPLDPAPAAGAPARLVPAEDAPTPPPAGALPHPDGTTAEHPRQDPAGVSDTPDQLPPLAAAPAITGSGAATAAEATATVPRQKDGTPPRPRTGWTSPLRLEPTTLPDLLNHPDPAVAAEAAAVENLLRCWVRESGLGRPDGPAGTPLRIPLPASGTALLVPVRHWSHAGWHRFGAVRLEGTTAAAPSLDAVTIAALIAREGTSGGRGAADLVGRVADSVRRTAEFIADRRRRPTAPAPVGGDRFLTAEQALLLGHPLQPDPKSREGLSEAEVRRYSPELHGSFPLHWFAVEPAALASESAWTESGRPVSAPQLLGRLAPGLPLPHGTTPLPLHPWQARDLLQRPAVTALRDAGLLHDLGPHGEPWYPTSSVRTVHRPGAPAMLKLSLGLRITNSRRENLRKELHRGVEVHRLLRTGLAEQWQASHPAFDIVRDPAWVAVDAPDGTPVPGLDALLRHNPFRSGDDPVCIAALTAPRPWPGRTTMSSRLAELVTGLATATGHTTSAVAAEWFLRYLDHVVLPVLAFDALAGIALEAHQQNTLVLLDPAGWPIGGRYRDNQGYYFRESRRAELEHRLPGIGSASDTFVSDAVTDERFAYYLGINNVLGLIGAFGSQRLADERVLLAAFRRFLAKAAGLGPLPARLLDSPTLRCKANLLTRLGGLDELVGPVDTQSVYVTITNPLHD; encoded by the coding sequence ATGTCAGACCCGCACCAGTCGACCCCCGTCACGGAGACCCAGCCGCCGTCTCCCGACCGGCTCGCCCCGCCGCCGGGACCGGCCCAGGCGCAACCGGACCCCGAAGCCGCCGCCCCGGGGCGGCCGTCGTCGCCGTCCGGCACCACGGCGCCGTTGCGGGAAACCACGGAGCCGCAGGCGCCGACGCCCCTGCCCGGCGCACCCGAGCCGCTGGACCCGGCTCCGGCCGCAGGCGCGCCGGCCCGCCTGGTACCCGCCGAGGACGCGCCGACCCCGCCCCCGGCCGGCGCGCTGCCCCACCCGGACGGAACCACGGCCGAGCACCCGCGGCAGGACCCGGCGGGCGTATCCGACACACCGGACCAACTCCCCCCGCTCGCCGCCGCGCCCGCCATCACCGGGTCCGGGGCCGCCACCGCCGCCGAGGCGACGGCCACAGTGCCCCGGCAGAAGGACGGCACACCACCCCGGCCCCGCACCGGATGGACGAGCCCCCTCCGGCTGGAGCCGACCACACTGCCCGACCTTCTCAACCACCCCGACCCGGCCGTCGCCGCCGAGGCCGCGGCGGTGGAGAACCTGCTCCGCTGCTGGGTCCGCGAATCCGGTCTCGGCCGCCCCGACGGCCCCGCCGGAACTCCCTTGCGCATCCCCCTTCCCGCTTCCGGCACCGCCCTGCTCGTCCCTGTCCGCCACTGGTCCCACGCCGGCTGGCACCGATTCGGCGCGGTCCGCCTCGAAGGCACGACCGCCGCCGCGCCCTCCCTCGACGCCGTCACCATCGCCGCGCTCATCGCCCGTGAGGGCACGAGCGGTGGTCGGGGCGCCGCCGACCTCGTCGGCCGTGTCGCCGACTCGGTCCGCCGCACCGCCGAATTCATCGCCGACCGGCGCAGACGCCCCACCGCCCCGGCCCCCGTCGGCGGGGACCGCTTCCTCACCGCCGAACAGGCGCTCCTGCTCGGCCATCCCCTCCAGCCGGACCCGAAGAGCCGCGAAGGACTCTCCGAGGCCGAGGTACGCCGTTACTCACCCGAACTCCACGGCTCCTTCCCTCTGCACTGGTTCGCGGTCGAACCCGCCGCTCTCGCGAGCGAATCGGCCTGGACCGAGAGCGGCCGCCCCGTCTCCGCCCCGCAGCTCCTCGGCCGGCTCGCCCCCGGGCTCCCGTTGCCCCACGGCACCACCCCCCTTCCCCTGCACCCCTGGCAGGCCCGCGACCTGCTCCAGCGCCCCGCCGTCACCGCCCTCCGCGACGCGGGACTTCTGCACGACCTGGGCCCGCACGGCGAACCCTGGTACCCCACCTCCTCCGTCCGCACCGTCCACCGCCCGGGCGCCCCCGCGATGCTCAAGCTCTCCCTGGGCCTGCGCATCACCAACTCCCGCCGCGAGAACCTCCGCAAGGAACTCCACCGCGGCGTCGAGGTGCACCGGCTGCTCCGCACCGGCCTCGCCGAGCAGTGGCAGGCCTCCCACCCCGCCTTCGACATCGTCCGCGACCCCGCCTGGGTCGCCGTGGACGCCCCGGACGGAACCCCGGTCCCCGGACTCGACGCCCTGCTGCGCCACAACCCCTTCCGTTCGGGCGACGACCCCGTCTGCATCGCCGCACTCACCGCCCCCCGCCCGTGGCCCGGCCGGACCACGATGAGCTCGCGCCTCGCCGAACTCGTCACCGGCCTCGCCACCGCCACCGGCCACACCACGTCCGCCGTCGCCGCCGAGTGGTTCCTGCGCTACCTCGACCACGTGGTCCTGCCGGTCCTCGCCTTCGACGCACTCGCCGGTATCGCCCTCGAAGCCCACCAGCAGAACACCCTGGTGCTCCTCGACCCGGCCGGCTGGCCGATCGGCGGCCGCTACCGCGACAACCAGGGCTACTACTTCCGCGAATCCCGCCGCGCGGAACTGGAGCACCGGCTCCCCGGCATCGGAAGCGCCAGCGACACCTTCGTCTCCGACGCCGTCACCGACGAACGCTTCGCCTACTACCTCGGCATCAACAACGTGCTCGGCCTCATCGGCGCCTTCGGATCCCAGCGGCTCGCGGACGAACGCGTCCTCCTCGCCGCCTTCCGCCGCTTCCTCGCCAAGGCCGCGGGCCTCGGCCCGCTCCCCGCACGGCTGCTCGACTCGCCCACCCTGCGCTGCAAGGCGAATCTGCTCACCCGCCTGGGCGGCCTCGACGAGTTGGTCGGCCCCGTCGACACCCAGTCCGTCTACGTCACCATCACCAACCCCCTTCACGATTGA
- a CDS encoding trypsin-like serine peptidase, translating into MRSNRPVTAILCAATLALTAGACGPGDGEAGGDAKPTVAASLPSQDGIKIPDQLKDKLKEHGIDLEKWKGGEWKNWKREDWLREAGDYINPVIEGLWDPDRMRDAEQPQRPAVDPDAGKDQGVSDPVPAPVAAKQATPPYHTSVPAAGKVFFDGPEGSMVCSATVVKDPAHPGKSNMVWTAGHCVHAGKAGGWYRNIAFVPSYNNAGKQAAQLKGAPRDQVAPFGVWWSDWAQTSDQWIAGGGPTGGAGAPYDFAVLHVMPEKGSTKSLEETVGSALPVEFNAQAVPKVGSVTATGYPAAAPFDGQRAFQCTDRPGRLSLNANDPVMYRIGCTMTGGSSGGGWVSAGSDGKPALVSNTSIGPAKAGWLAGPRLGPEAKGIFDAVSRKFK; encoded by the coding sequence ATGCGATCGAACCGACCGGTCACCGCGATTCTCTGCGCGGCCACGCTCGCGCTGACCGCGGGTGCCTGCGGCCCCGGCGACGGGGAGGCCGGCGGCGACGCCAAGCCGACCGTGGCGGCGAGTCTGCCGAGCCAGGACGGGATAAAGATCCCCGACCAGCTCAAGGACAAGCTCAAGGAGCACGGTATCGACCTGGAGAAGTGGAAGGGGGGTGAGTGGAAGAACTGGAAGCGGGAGGACTGGCTCCGCGAGGCGGGCGACTACATCAACCCCGTCATCGAGGGCCTGTGGGACCCGGACCGCATGCGTGACGCCGAGCAGCCGCAGCGCCCGGCCGTCGACCCCGACGCGGGCAAGGACCAGGGCGTCAGCGACCCGGTCCCGGCACCGGTGGCGGCGAAGCAGGCCACCCCGCCCTACCACACGAGCGTTCCGGCGGCCGGCAAGGTGTTCTTCGACGGCCCCGAGGGCTCGATGGTCTGCTCGGCGACCGTGGTCAAGGACCCGGCCCACCCCGGCAAGTCGAACATGGTCTGGACGGCGGGCCACTGCGTGCACGCGGGCAAGGCCGGCGGTTGGTACCGCAACATCGCCTTCGTCCCGTCCTACAACAACGCGGGCAAGCAGGCGGCGCAGCTCAAGGGCGCGCCCCGCGACCAGGTGGCCCCGTTCGGCGTCTGGTGGAGCGACTGGGCGCAGACCTCGGACCAGTGGATCGCGGGCGGCGGTCCGACCGGTGGCGCGGGTGCCCCGTACGACTTCGCCGTGCTGCACGTGATGCCCGAGAAGGGCAGCACCAAGTCCCTGGAGGAGACGGTCGGTTCCGCGCTCCCGGTGGAGTTCAACGCGCAGGCCGTACCGAAGGTCGGGAGCGTCACGGCGACGGGCTACCCGGCGGCGGCTCCGTTCGACGGCCAGCGTGCCTTCCAGTGCACGGACCGGCCGGGCCGGCTTTCCCTGAACGCGAACGACCCGGTGATGTACCGGATCGGCTGCACCATGACCGGCGGTTCCTCCGGTGGCGGCTGGGTCTCGGCGGGCTCCGACGGCAAGCCGGCGCTGGTGTCGAACACCTCGATCGGGCCGGCCAAGGCGGGCTGGCTGGCCGGACCCCGGCTGGGCCCGGAGGCGAAGGGCATCTTCGACGCCGTCAGCCGCAAGTTCAAGTAG
- a CDS encoding GNAT family N-acetyltransferase produces the protein MPSTDTPAPASAAGPAHDLHSAARFAEAPGSTREQRLDVDLLPLLAEADLLDSPAIWGSVTTPAGAFRLEPVRPGRDLELLTDWMNDPEVAAYWELAGPAEITAAHLRAQLDGDGSSIPCLGFLDGTPMSYWEIYRADLDPLSRHYPARPHDTGIHLLIGDGTNRGRGLGTALLRAVADLVLGNRPRCTRVVAEPDIRNTPSVSAFLNSGFRCSAEIDLPEKRAALMIRERVLRNLL, from the coding sequence ATGCCCTCCACCGACACCCCGGCCCCAGCTTCGGCCGCCGGACCCGCCCACGACCTCCACTCCGCCGCAAGGTTCGCCGAAGCCCCCGGCAGCACGCGCGAACAACGCCTCGACGTCGACCTGTTGCCCCTGCTCGCCGAGGCCGACCTGCTCGATTCCCCCGCCATCTGGGGCAGCGTCACCACACCCGCCGGAGCATTCCGCCTCGAACCCGTGCGGCCCGGCCGTGACCTGGAGCTCCTCACCGACTGGATGAACGACCCCGAAGTGGCCGCCTACTGGGAGCTCGCCGGCCCCGCCGAGATCACCGCCGCCCACCTACGGGCCCAGCTCGACGGCGACGGCAGCAGCATCCCCTGCCTCGGCTTCCTCGACGGCACACCGATGAGTTACTGGGAGATCTACCGGGCCGACCTCGACCCGCTCTCCAGGCACTACCCGGCACGCCCCCACGACACGGGTATCCACCTGCTCATCGGAGACGGCACGAACCGCGGCCGCGGACTGGGAACAGCTCTGCTGCGCGCCGTCGCCGACCTGGTCCTGGGCAACCGCCCCCGCTGCACACGCGTCGTCGCGGAACCGGACATCCGCAACACCCCCTCCGTATCGGCCTTCCTGAACTCCGGTTTCCGCTGCTCCGCGGAAATCGACCTTCCCGAGAAGCGGGCCGCCCTGATGATCCGGGAGCGGGTGCTGCGCAATCTCCTCTGA